One stretch of Candidatus Baltobacteraceae bacterium DNA includes these proteins:
- the rpmI gene encoding 50S ribosomal protein L35, which translates to MPKIRTHRATAKRVKVTATGKVLHRHQFSGCGHILSKKTRKRKRKFRKDQPTFKGDLKRLAPTIPYLV; encoded by the coding sequence GTGCCTAAGATACGAACCCACCGCGCAACGGCCAAGCGCGTCAAGGTGACGGCGACCGGCAAAGTGCTGCATCGCCACCAGTTTAGCGGCTGCGGTCACATCCTCAGCAAAAAGACGCGCAAGCGTAAACGGAAATTCCGCAAGGATCAGCCGACGTTCAAGGGCGACCTCAAGCGCCTAGCGCCGACGATTCCGTACTTGGTGTAA
- the rplT gene encoding 50S ribosomal protein L20: MARIKRGVHGLKHRRKVMKLVKGFRASRRRNYRVANEALLKSLAYAFRDRRVRKRDFRSLWISRINAAARREGMTYSVFMNGLKKSGVSLNRKALADLAISDSKAFGSLLNLAKKAVGK; encoded by the coding sequence ATGGCACGCATCAAGCGCGGCGTTCACGGTTTAAAGCACCGCCGCAAAGTCATGAAGCTCGTCAAGGGCTTCCGCGCCTCCCGCCGCCGCAACTACCGCGTGGCGAACGAAGCGCTTCTCAAATCGTTGGCGTACGCGTTTCGCGACCGTCGCGTTCGCAAGCGCGACTTCCGCTCGCTGTGGATCAGCCGCATCAACGCAGCGGCGCGCCGCGAGGGTATGACGTATTCGGTGTTCATGAACGGCCTTAAGAAGTCGGGCGTGAGCCTCAATCGCAAGGCACTGGCCGATCTTGCGATCTCGGATTCGAAAGCATTCGGATCGCTGCTGAACCTCGCGAAAAAAGCCGTGGGCAAATAG
- a CDS encoding two-component regulator propeller domain-containing protein, protein MLPALRRFGRFTATAILALILPACHGSASVLPTAAPSHGVADRSTGVVAFVISDYFPKSDTRRAHYFPKETLSLLIRIGDRESRVHLSPLSPQCQISATHIKCVVKVNAAQGRTAFTVTALDYGGQPLAAATGTANIGAQTNIPLTLRGIAARATVSLKSTAVLGKPSNLGLSINAYDVDGGLIVGNAPFDKPLQLKNSDKSGVFRLSDATVWGPQSTVALRYNGGLANTNVSIKPPDPTQAVVPVYPQLAVKTYHVGKSTFSGSFLIPGSLTVGTKGDMAVAYYHGFATVSPAGRVTHHSSHLPIASLAAGPDGAYWMGRSKCDFPSSDCKVTYVSRFDGTYSDVSVSAAVTSIVRGPDEKLWALAGSPETVFAIDAAGTVQTYAVPDTISLRTSNVVAPADGNVWFYDRGGSIGNSSDRFVVVAPDGRMTPIDVRGSDPGALALSPDKKTIWVPESFYGGIGKMEVATRKFQTIPNVPIQFSGNVIPAAASAVGLWVEVQRPRYTLPYEVFLGFVRPDGSVAYVGVPTSKEVSEITSLCFAADGRLWFATDTAVGTISLGK, encoded by the coding sequence TTGCTACCAGCGCTACGTCGATTCGGCCGCTTCACGGCCACCGCCATTCTTGCTTTGATTCTGCCCGCGTGTCACGGCTCGGCATCCGTCCTGCCGACTGCTGCCCCGTCGCACGGCGTCGCCGATAGATCGACCGGAGTCGTGGCATTCGTGATCTCGGACTACTTTCCGAAATCCGACACAAGACGGGCGCACTACTTTCCGAAAGAGACGCTGTCACTTCTCATTCGGATTGGAGATCGCGAAAGCCGCGTCCACCTGTCGCCGTTGTCGCCGCAATGTCAGATTAGTGCGACGCACATAAAATGCGTCGTAAAGGTGAACGCCGCTCAAGGCCGCACGGCGTTTACGGTCACCGCCTTGGATTATGGCGGCCAGCCTCTGGCCGCCGCGACCGGCACCGCAAACATCGGAGCGCAGACGAATATTCCGCTGACGCTTCGCGGCATTGCGGCGCGGGCCACCGTGTCGCTGAAATCCACGGCGGTGCTCGGGAAGCCCTCGAACCTCGGCCTATCGATTAACGCGTACGACGTGGACGGCGGCCTCATCGTCGGTAACGCTCCCTTCGATAAACCGCTTCAGTTAAAGAACTCCGACAAGTCCGGCGTCTTTCGTTTGAGCGATGCGACGGTTTGGGGACCCCAGAGCACCGTCGCGCTTCGATATAACGGGGGCCTCGCAAACACGAACGTTAGCATCAAGCCGCCGGACCCGACACAAGCCGTCGTGCCGGTATACCCTCAGCTCGCAGTCAAAACGTACCACGTCGGAAAGAGTACATTCAGCGGTTCGTTTCTCATACCCGGAAGCTTGACCGTGGGAACGAAAGGCGACATGGCGGTTGCGTACTATCACGGCTTCGCCACGGTTTCGCCGGCCGGACGCGTAACGCATCATTCGTCACACTTGCCCATAGCCTCGCTCGCCGCAGGCCCGGACGGCGCGTACTGGATGGGTCGGTCGAAATGCGACTTTCCGTCGAGCGACTGCAAAGTGACGTACGTGTCGCGCTTCGACGGAACGTACAGCGACGTTTCCGTATCGGCCGCTGTGACGTCGATCGTCCGGGGTCCGGACGAAAAACTCTGGGCTCTTGCCGGCAGTCCAGAGACGGTGTTTGCGATCGACGCGGCAGGCACCGTCCAAACGTACGCCGTCCCCGATACGATCAGCCTACGAACGAGCAATGTCGTGGCGCCTGCCGACGGCAACGTTTGGTTTTACGACCGGGGCGGCAGCATCGGCAATAGTTCCGACCGCTTCGTCGTCGTTGCTCCGGATGGACGAATGACGCCGATCGACGTTCGCGGATCCGATCCAGGAGCTCTCGCTTTATCTCCCGACAAAAAGACGATTTGGGTTCCCGAGAGTTTTTACGGCGGAATCGGGAAGATGGAAGTCGCGACGCGCAAATTTCAGACAATCCCCAACGTACCGATTCAATTTAGCGGCAACGTCATTCCGGCGGCCGCGAGCGCTGTCGGCCTGTGGGTGGAAGTTCAGCGGCCACGCTACACACTGCCGTATGAAGTATTTCTCGGCTTTGTGCGACCTGACGGCTCCGTCGCTTATGTTGGAGTGCCCACCTCCAAAGAGGTGTCCGAGATTACATCGTTATGCTTCGCGGCCGATGGAAGGCTGTGGTTCGCCACCGACACGGCAGTCGGCACCATTTCTTTAGGAAAGTAG
- a CDS encoding DUF4142 domain-containing protein codes for MRLAVISTLAFALATSIPAWSAVSSDDASFVQTAQHDALGQYALASLARGKAQSPAAKTLAVQIATNATQANDFIREYAKTHAVTLDNQPSTRADNQYSNISSDKGPQFDKEFGNAIYIDSNISLDAYQDEAAHGSDPALRAFAKKQLAAYEQFSKTAQKLSPQ; via the coding sequence ATGAGATTAGCGGTTATCAGCACGCTCGCCTTCGCCCTCGCTACGAGCATCCCGGCGTGGTCGGCAGTCAGTTCCGACGACGCGTCGTTCGTCCAAACGGCGCAGCACGACGCGCTCGGCCAGTATGCTCTTGCGTCGCTCGCGCGAGGTAAAGCGCAGAGCCCCGCCGCGAAAACCCTCGCGGTTCAGATCGCCACCAACGCCACGCAAGCGAACGATTTCATCAGGGAGTACGCAAAGACGCACGCCGTCACGTTAGACAATCAGCCCAGCACCCGCGCCGACAACCAATACAGCAACATTTCGTCGGACAAGGGACCGCAGTTCGATAAAGAGTTCGGCAACGCCATCTACATCGATTCGAATATCTCGCTCGACGCCTATCAGGACGAGGCGGCTCACGGAAGCGATCCGGCTTTGCGCGCCTTCGCGAAGAAGCAGCTCGCTGCGTACGAGCAGTTCTCGAAGACCGCACAGAAGCTCTCGCCGCAGTAG
- a CDS encoding sigma-70 family RNA polymerase sigma factor, whose protein sequence is MVDSGGTGEEPLADGFAAHEPWAFEEAYRRYGHLLYSTAYNVLGNADDAADCVHDALARVWRSRNAYSRARGALRSFLTVCVRNEAISRRRAQSRRLRLADRLAAEPVEHAELQAGDPIERDRLRTAMTQLSDDQRLPLQLAYYEGKTHTEIAQELQIPLGTIKSRIAIGLRKLSAALGGARE, encoded by the coding sequence ATGGTCGACTCGGGCGGAACCGGTGAAGAACCGCTTGCGGACGGCTTTGCCGCGCACGAGCCGTGGGCGTTCGAGGAAGCCTATCGCCGTTACGGCCATCTGCTCTACTCGACGGCGTACAACGTCCTCGGGAACGCCGACGACGCCGCGGACTGCGTGCACGACGCATTGGCGCGCGTTTGGCGCTCGCGTAACGCCTACTCGCGCGCGCGAGGCGCGCTGCGCAGCTTTCTTACCGTCTGCGTCCGCAACGAAGCGATTTCCCGGCGCCGCGCTCAATCGCGCCGGCTTCGCCTGGCCGATCGATTGGCGGCCGAACCCGTCGAACACGCCGAATTACAAGCCGGCGATCCGATCGAGCGCGACCGGCTGCGAACCGCGATGACGCAGCTTTCCGACGACCAGCGCTTACCGCTGCAGCTGGCGTACTACGAAGGCAAAACGCACACGGAGATCGCGCAGGAGCTGCAGATCCCGCTGGGCACGATCAAGAGTCGCATCGCCATCGGCTTACGCAAGCTCTCGGCGGCGCTTGGAGGTGCGCGCGAATGA
- a CDS encoding serine hydrolase domain-containing protein, which produces MKRWVCALAACAAVSAPAEAQRPNSPSSPTPPAFTSAMAAWIDRLGKFEIQSQRTPGLAIGVAEEGRIVYARGFGSANVSANVPFGPDTESYVGGVSMQFVAAALLMLEQDGKLKLGDKIVKYLPDFTVAGDATIAQLLAQTSGLPDYTRARGINLDPTHETKISDLLAAVNKLSPSAAPGSAYAPNDLNYIVAATIVERVSGVPISDFLQQRIFLPLVMNHTFLAGDSGIADSHAAGYTYSPDGKFVPVRSWDRTWLYGGRSVVSTIYDLAKWDIEMPILLRVDAVRAMFSPGNVPGQTQYGMGWVIDRRGGKLFTWYDGEIAGYRSMNALLPDDHIAVIVLTNADSFKGGHIADPRAIAARILDQIDPPTRAQLDNAVVSRAREWLARLAQRQIDRTQLTADFSAYLTDSLIARENFAALGRLQSIVPIASSTDSTGDTTYEFLVRYPHDVQYHYKFGITKDNKIDLIELAA; this is translated from the coding sequence ATGAAACGCTGGGTTTGTGCATTGGCGGCGTGCGCGGCAGTGTCCGCGCCGGCGGAGGCGCAACGGCCCAACTCGCCCAGCTCGCCCACCCCGCCGGCGTTCACGAGCGCGATGGCCGCGTGGATCGATCGGCTGGGCAAGTTTGAAATCCAGTCCCAACGCACGCCCGGCCTCGCGATCGGCGTTGCCGAGGAAGGGCGCATCGTCTACGCGCGCGGCTTCGGCTCGGCAAACGTTTCCGCCAACGTTCCCTTCGGTCCGGACACGGAATCGTACGTCGGCGGCGTTTCGATGCAGTTCGTCGCGGCCGCTTTGTTGATGCTCGAACAAGACGGCAAACTCAAACTCGGCGACAAGATCGTCAAATACTTGCCCGATTTCACGGTTGCCGGCGATGCCACCATCGCTCAGCTGCTCGCGCAGACGTCCGGTCTTCCGGACTACACGCGAGCGCGCGGCATCAATCTCGACCCGACGCACGAGACGAAAATCTCCGATCTGCTGGCTGCGGTCAACAAACTCAGTCCTTCGGCCGCGCCGGGATCGGCGTATGCGCCGAACGACCTCAACTACATCGTCGCCGCGACGATCGTCGAACGCGTCAGCGGCGTTCCGATCTCGGATTTCTTGCAGCAGCGAATTTTCTTGCCGCTCGTGATGAACCATACGTTCTTGGCGGGAGATAGCGGGATCGCCGACTCTCACGCCGCCGGTTACACGTACTCGCCCGACGGCAAGTTCGTTCCCGTGCGTTCGTGGGATCGCACTTGGCTATACGGCGGCCGCAGCGTCGTCTCGACGATCTACGACTTGGCGAAGTGGGATATCGAGATGCCGATTCTGCTGCGCGTCGACGCCGTGCGCGCGATGTTTAGCCCAGGCAACGTTCCCGGACAGACGCAGTACGGCATGGGCTGGGTAATCGACCGCCGCGGCGGTAAGCTTTTTACGTGGTACGACGGCGAGATCGCCGGCTATCGGTCGATGAACGCGCTGCTGCCCGACGATCACATCGCCGTTATCGTCCTGACCAACGCCGATTCGTTCAAAGGCGGCCACATCGCCGACCCGCGTGCGATCGCGGCGCGCATTCTCGACCAAATCGATCCGCCGACGCGCGCGCAGCTCGATAACGCCGTCGTCTCGCGGGCAAGGGAATGGCTGGCGCGTTTAGCCCAAAGGCAAATCGATCGCACGCAGCTCACGGCGGATTTCAGCGCCTACCTGACCGACTCGCTGATAGCGCGCGAAAATTTCGCCGCGCTCGGAAGGCTGCAATCGATCGTGCCGATCGCGAGCTCGACCGATTCCACCGGCGACACGACGTACGAGTTTCTCGTCCGATACCCGCACGACGTGCAATATCATTACAAGTTCGGGATTACCAAAGACAACAAAATCGACCTCATAGAGCTCGCGGCCTAA
- a CDS encoding NUDIX hydrolase, which produces MDERPEVLRSERVFEGRVFNVRIDRIRYPDGAEHRIDVVEHPGSFTVLAMPSPDEVVLVRQYRHAVSKALWELPAGTAELGEEPAAGAARELAEETGYRAGRMRPLGSLYATPGFCTEIMHFFVAHELAAGEQMLDDDERIEVATFTRDAAWRLVAQGEIADMKTVLALAWTESNQVKSRGASVDM; this is translated from the coding sequence ATGGACGAGAGACCCGAAGTGCTGCGCAGCGAGCGCGTTTTCGAAGGGCGCGTTTTTAACGTCCGCATCGACAGAATTCGCTATCCCGACGGCGCCGAGCACCGAATCGACGTCGTCGAACATCCCGGCTCGTTTACGGTGCTCGCGATGCCCAGCCCAGACGAAGTGGTCCTGGTGCGCCAGTACCGTCACGCCGTCTCGAAGGCCCTGTGGGAGCTGCCGGCCGGCACGGCCGAGCTCGGCGAGGAGCCGGCGGCCGGGGCGGCTCGCGAGCTCGCGGAGGAGACCGGCTACCGGGCCGGGCGCATGCGCCCGCTCGGGTCGCTCTACGCGACGCCCGGCTTCTGCACCGAAATTATGCATTTCTTCGTTGCGCACGAGCTGGCGGCGGGCGAACAGATGCTCGATGACGACGAGCGTATCGAGGTTGCGACGTTCACGCGGGATGCGGCTTGGCGCTTGGTTGCCCAAGGGGAAATCGCCGATATGAAGACCGTTCTAGCCCTTGCGTGGACGGAAAGCAATCAGGTGAAATCGCGAGGGGCTTCGGTCGATATGTAG
- a CDS encoding RNA methyltransferase, translating into MPVRLGVHADRLTAVRALLAAKRRRQSGRFTFEGSTLLREAHANGFPIEAIYATQEAYDSEPLVAQLEAAGTATFVVEPRSAQKISDLETPPGIVAVSPMKFATLDEIFGDDGVVLILADLNDPGNTGTLLRTADAFACRGAVAGTSGTDPYHPKVVRAAMGAIFRLRVAVAEPADVARAAKAGRYELAGLAAQGEPFGASALPARLALGVGNERHGLGRWEAILDRRLAIPIRSEAESLNAAVAGSIGLYEAVKLRGGPLAR; encoded by the coding sequence GTGCCCGTACGGCTAGGCGTTCACGCCGATCGCTTGACTGCGGTACGCGCGCTGCTCGCCGCCAAACGACGCCGCCAGAGCGGGCGGTTTACGTTCGAGGGCTCGACCCTGCTGCGCGAAGCGCACGCCAACGGCTTTCCCATCGAAGCGATCTACGCTACGCAGGAAGCTTACGACTCCGAGCCGCTCGTGGCGCAACTCGAAGCCGCGGGAACCGCGACGTTCGTCGTCGAGCCGCGCAGCGCGCAGAAGATTTCCGATCTCGAAACGCCGCCGGGAATCGTCGCGGTGAGCCCGATGAAATTTGCAACGCTCGACGAGATCTTCGGTGACGACGGCGTCGTGCTGATCTTGGCCGATCTCAACGATCCCGGCAACACCGGAACGCTGCTGCGCACGGCCGACGCGTTCGCCTGCCGCGGAGCGGTCGCCGGGACGAGCGGCACCGACCCGTACCATCCGAAGGTCGTGCGCGCGGCCATGGGGGCGATCTTCCGCCTGCGGGTCGCCGTGGCAGAACCCGCCGACGTCGCCCGTGCGGCCAAAGCGGGGCGGTACGAGTTAGCCGGCCTCGCGGCCCAGGGCGAGCCCTTCGGCGCCTCGGCGCTCCCCGCGCGCCTGGCGCTGGGGGTCGGCAACGAACGCCACGGTCTGGGCCGCTGGGAGGCAATCCTGGACCGCCGCCTGGCCATTCCGATACGAAGTGAAGCCGAGAGCCTCAACGCTGCCGTAGCCGGGTCAATCGGCCTGTATGAAGCGGTTAAGCTACGCGGGGGTCCCCTTGCTCGTTGA
- the pheS gene encoding phenylalanine--tRNA ligase subunit alpha — protein MSELTEKLDDLHRRFEVALTAASDERALEDARIEFLGRSGHVTLLRRAIGSLPAAERPGAGKTINDAVATMEAALAKAQMRLQDRAFEAELAANIDVTFPSILPAAGAIHPIRRITEDVCAYFARHGFAIVLGPEVEPDYYNFDALNIPADHPAREGFDSFWLSNALLLRPHTSPMQIRTMQQHKPPVAILAPGKCYRRDAVDARHSFQFHQIEGLLVAEDVHFGHLKGMLTGMCRALFGPEQSVRFRPSFFPFTEPSAEVDTTCPRCKGMAAQCGMCGGSGWIELGGSGMVHPNVLREVGYDPDRYSGWAFGFGVERLGLTRYEVDDIRRFVNSDPDFLRQLQ, from the coding sequence ATGAGCGAATTAACAGAAAAACTCGACGATCTTCATCGCCGCTTCGAAGTCGCTTTGACCGCAGCTTCGGACGAGCGCGCTTTGGAGGATGCCCGCATCGAGTTTCTCGGCCGCAGCGGCCACGTGACGCTCCTGCGGCGTGCCATCGGATCGCTGCCGGCGGCGGAGCGCCCCGGCGCCGGAAAGACGATCAACGACGCGGTCGCGACTATGGAGGCCGCGCTCGCAAAGGCGCAGATGCGTCTGCAGGATCGCGCCTTCGAAGCCGAACTCGCCGCCAACATCGACGTGACGTTTCCCTCGATCCTTCCGGCTGCGGGCGCCATTCATCCGATCCGCCGGATCACCGAAGACGTGTGCGCGTATTTTGCGCGTCACGGTTTTGCGATCGTGCTCGGTCCGGAGGTCGAACCCGACTACTATAACTTCGACGCGCTCAACATTCCGGCCGATCATCCGGCGCGCGAGGGCTTCGATTCGTTCTGGCTCAGCAACGCGCTGCTGTTACGCCCGCACACGTCGCCGATGCAAATTCGAACGATGCAGCAGCATAAACCGCCGGTCGCGATCTTGGCACCGGGCAAGTGTTACCGCCGCGACGCAGTCGACGCGCGCCACTCGTTCCAGTTCCATCAAATCGAAGGGCTGCTCGTCGCCGAGGACGTCCACTTCGGCCATCTCAAAGGGATGCTCACCGGCATGTGCCGCGCGCTCTTCGGACCCGAACAAAGCGTGCGTTTCCGCCCGTCGTTCTTTCCGTTTACCGAGCCGAGCGCCGAAGTCGACACGACTTGTCCTCGCTGCAAAGGCATGGCCGCGCAATGCGGCATGTGCGGCGGATCGGGTTGGATCGAGCTGGGCGGCTCCGGCATGGTTCATCCGAACGTGCTGCGCGAGGTCGGATACGATCCCGACCGCTATTCCGGCTGGGCGTTTGGTTTCGGCGTGGAGCGCTTGGGCTTGACGCGTTACGAGGTCGACGACATCCGCCGCTTCGTCAACAGCGACCCCGATTTCTTACGGCAGCTGCAGTAA
- the pheT gene encoding phenylalanine--tRNA ligase subunit beta, with amino-acid sequence MRVPISWLREYVDLPRDTDEIAHRLAMLGFPVEDVVRRPKITGVVVGKIVRLEKHPNADRLQVGTIDVGNEKPLTIATAATNVAAGQVIPVATIGARLPQLTIEPRKMRGIASEGMMVSADELALPSEWFEDGIMQLEPNAKIGGHVVAAYGLDDDVLEVEVTSNRVDAMSVIGLARELAASYGVELRLPPAPNPGTRDEPAGHAVDVAIESPDCRRFVAQRFDGITAGPAPAWMRIKLALAGQRPIGKLVDVSNYVMLETGQPLHFYDAKKISGDRLIVRDGREGEKTVTLDDVERTLSAQSLVIADDRQTLCLAGLMGAAAGEVDDSTTGIVLEAANFNGARVRRMSKALGLRSEASSRHEKSLPLALTDAGAARAAQLLVELGATAYRPHAFGDAIEPQPRIELKLSDVKRLLGIDIPGDRVAAHLRSLGCSVERRDGMVDVTPPPWRNDLTIPADAIEEIARVEGYENIPAVEPSVPAHDISSAQYALENRVAAELDALGYYEIVTYSLVGRRWADSVEVLDPLSEDQRYLRTSILPAMLEYFAKYDAPVRVFEAGHTFRSENGHIVESAVVTFGFTSEPAGDPEWYDSAFLRLKGDAEALLRRVTGRDAEVSRDVREGFHLGKTGVLIVDGHEVAQLGRLDPRNTAAAGVRLPAYACTVLLDRLPEYRIPQYVPPPKFPSTYRDLALEVDLELTAADVERSVAETLGQMCTGVRVFDEYRGPQVRTGQKSLAVRITLQRFDGTITDEEADSAIERVLVALRERGAVIRQ; translated from the coding sequence ATGCGCGTTCCGATTTCTTGGCTTCGAGAGTACGTCGATCTGCCGCGCGACACCGATGAGATCGCGCATCGTTTGGCCATGCTCGGCTTTCCCGTCGAGGACGTCGTCAGGCGCCCGAAGATTACCGGCGTGGTCGTCGGAAAAATCGTGCGGCTCGAAAAGCATCCCAACGCCGACCGCCTCCAAGTCGGAACCATCGACGTCGGCAACGAGAAGCCGCTGACGATCGCCACCGCGGCGACCAACGTCGCGGCCGGACAAGTGATTCCGGTGGCGACGATCGGCGCACGGCTGCCGCAGCTGACTATCGAGCCGCGCAAGATGCGCGGCATCGCGTCGGAAGGCATGATGGTCTCGGCCGACGAGCTCGCGCTGCCGTCCGAATGGTTCGAAGACGGCATCATGCAGCTCGAGCCGAACGCAAAAATCGGCGGTCACGTCGTGGCCGCCTACGGACTCGACGACGACGTTCTCGAGGTCGAGGTCACGAGCAATCGGGTCGACGCCATGAGCGTCATCGGCCTCGCGCGCGAGCTCGCCGCTTCGTACGGCGTCGAGCTGCGCTTACCGCCGGCGCCCAATCCCGGTACGCGCGACGAACCCGCAGGTCACGCGGTCGACGTCGCGATCGAATCGCCGGACTGCCGCCGTTTCGTCGCACAGCGCTTCGACGGCATTACTGCGGGACCGGCGCCGGCGTGGATGCGCATTAAGCTGGCGCTTGCGGGGCAGCGACCGATCGGCAAACTCGTCGACGTTTCGAACTACGTCATGCTCGAAACCGGCCAGCCGCTGCACTTTTACGATGCGAAGAAGATCTCGGGGGACCGGCTGATCGTTCGCGACGGACGCGAAGGCGAAAAGACCGTGACGCTCGACGACGTCGAGCGCACGTTGTCGGCGCAGTCGCTGGTGATCGCCGACGACCGGCAAACGCTCTGCTTGGCGGGCTTGATGGGCGCCGCAGCCGGTGAAGTCGACGATTCGACGACCGGCATCGTCCTCGAAGCTGCGAATTTCAACGGCGCGCGCGTTCGGCGCATGAGCAAAGCACTCGGCCTTCGCAGCGAAGCGTCCTCGCGACACGAAAAGTCGCTACCGCTCGCACTGACCGATGCCGGCGCGGCGCGCGCCGCGCAGTTGCTCGTCGAGCTCGGTGCGACGGCGTATCGTCCGCACGCTTTCGGCGACGCGATCGAGCCTCAGCCTCGGATCGAGCTGAAACTGTCCGACGTCAAGCGTCTGCTCGGCATCGACATCCCGGGCGACCGCGTCGCGGCGCATTTGCGTTCGCTGGGCTGCAGTGTCGAACGGCGCGACGGCATGGTCGACGTGACGCCGCCGCCGTGGCGAAACGACCTGACCATTCCAGCCGACGCCATCGAAGAGATCGCGCGAGTCGAAGGCTATGAGAACATTCCCGCGGTCGAGCCGTCCGTGCCCGCGCACGACATCTCGAGCGCGCAGTACGCGCTCGAGAATCGCGTCGCCGCGGAGCTCGATGCGTTGGGATACTACGAGATCGTCACGTACTCGCTGGTCGGGCGCCGCTGGGCGGACTCGGTGGAAGTGCTCGATCCGCTCTCCGAAGATCAGCGCTATCTGCGCACGTCGATACTGCCGGCGATGCTCGAGTACTTCGCAAAATACGACGCACCGGTGCGCGTTTTTGAAGCCGGCCATACTTTTCGAAGCGAGAACGGCCACATCGTCGAGTCGGCGGTCGTAACGTTCGGATTCACGTCCGAGCCTGCCGGCGATCCGGAGTGGTACGACTCGGCGTTTCTCCGGCTCAAAGGCGATGCGGAAGCGCTGCTGCGCCGGGTCACCGGCCGCGATGCCGAGGTGTCGCGCGACGTACGCGAGGGATTCCATCTTGGTAAAACGGGCGTGCTGATCGTCGACGGTCACGAAGTCGCTCAGCTTGGGCGGCTGGATCCGCGCAACACCGCGGCGGCCGGCGTGCGTCTGCCGGCGTATGCCTGCACCGTGCTGCTCGACCGGTTGCCGGAGTACCGCATCCCGCAGTACGTCCCGCCGCCGAAGTTCCCGTCGACCTATCGCGACCTCGCGCTGGAAGTCGACCTCGAGTTAACGGCGGCAGACGTCGAGCGCTCGGTTGCCGAAACCCTAGGACAGATGTGTACCGGCGTCCGGGTGTTCGACGAGTATCGCGGTCCGCAAGTACGAACCGGCCAGAAGAGTCTCGCGGTGAGGATCACCTTGCAGCGCTTCGACGGAACGATCACCGACGAGGAAGCCGACTCGGCCATCGAGCGCGTGCTCGTCGCCCTGCGCGAACGCGGAGCCGTCATCCGTCAGTGA
- a CDS encoding CvpA family protein, which translates to MIGAFAWADIVIFAVLAVTTYRGYVRGFITELAGIVALVAALVVPWYYNGILDGPIHSVTGLAVPLAHVAGMAISGIAAYIVVLIVASFLSRVKSVPVLGLGNALGGAAVGFAKGAILVWLVLFVALYFPLTVPIRSSLHQSRLAPFFVAFDGNIDHAVMATIPAFALPLVLPFFKRHHV; encoded by the coding sequence GTGATCGGCGCCTTTGCGTGGGCCGATATCGTGATCTTCGCCGTGCTCGCGGTCACGACGTACCGCGGTTACGTGCGCGGATTCATTACCGAGCTGGCCGGGATCGTCGCACTCGTCGCCGCACTGGTCGTTCCTTGGTACTACAACGGCATTCTCGACGGGCCGATCCACAGCGTCACCGGCCTTGCCGTTCCGCTCGCACACGTCGCCGGCATGGCCATTTCGGGAATCGCGGCCTACATCGTCGTCCTGATCGTCGCGAGCTTTCTCTCGCGCGTCAAATCGGTGCCGGTACTGGGGTTAGGCAACGCGCTCGGCGGCGCGGCCGTCGGATTCGCCAAAGGCGCAATCTTAGTGTGGCTCGTTCTTTTCGTCGCCCTGTACTTTCCGCTGACGGTGCCGATTCGATCGAGCCTGCATCAGTCGCGCCTCGCGCCGTTCTTCGTCGCGTTCGACGGGAACATCGACCACGCGGTCATGGCCACGATTCCGGCATTTGCCCTACCTCTGGTATTGCCGTTCTTCAAACGTCACCACGTCTAG